One Psychrobacillus glaciei genomic region harbors:
- a CDS encoding DMT family transporter, with amino-acid sequence MGNLNKKAIILATITVFIWGSSFACISASLHGGYSAGHLILFRFIIASFLFGVIAFFPGINFQLPRKEDILKILLLGWIGISVYHICVTHGQLTISAGTSGMLIGSAPIFTTIIAVLVLKERLGKIGWFGLGFGFVGILLIGIGTGDSIFNISPGVFLVIIAAIATSIFFVYQKSLLLKYNPIELTAYFTWAGTIPFLVFAPGLLQDIQHATLEANLSAIYIGIFPTAVAYLTWAIALSMSKASSLSSLLYAEPVIAILVAWIWLKELPAILSIVGGLIAILGVLIVHLYGRNKRLISNNSRKN; translated from the coding sequence GTGGGAAATTTGAATAAGAAAGCTATTATTTTGGCTACGATTACGGTTTTTATTTGGGGATCGAGCTTTGCATGCATAAGTGCTAGTTTGCACGGAGGCTATTCGGCTGGGCATTTGATTTTATTCCGTTTTATTATTGCTTCCTTCCTCTTTGGCGTTATAGCCTTTTTTCCTGGAATTAATTTTCAGCTGCCACGGAAAGAAGATATTTTAAAAATACTCCTTCTTGGATGGATCGGAATTAGCGTGTATCATATATGTGTCACACATGGACAATTGACTATTTCAGCTGGTACTTCAGGGATGCTAATAGGTTCAGCACCCATTTTTACAACAATCATTGCGGTACTTGTGTTGAAAGAGCGTCTTGGAAAGATTGGTTGGTTTGGATTAGGATTTGGATTTGTTGGTATTTTATTGATTGGAATAGGCACTGGAGATTCCATATTTAACATCTCTCCTGGAGTATTTTTAGTTATTATTGCAGCCATTGCAACATCGATATTTTTTGTTTACCAAAAGTCCTTGCTTTTAAAATACAACCCTATTGAGCTAACTGCTTACTTCACATGGGCTGGTACAATCCCTTTTCTCGTGTTTGCTCCTGGTCTTCTACAAGACATTCAACATGCAACACTGGAAGCCAATTTGTCTGCCATTTATATCGGGATCTTCCCTACTGCCGTTGCATACTTAACTTGGGCAATTGCACTATCCATGAGTAAAGCTAGCTCATTGTCTAGCCTACTATACGCGGAACCAGTTATCGCCATTTTAGTAGCCTGGATTTGGTTAAAAGAGTTGCCAGCAATTCTTTCGATAGTTGGAGGGCTTATTGCCATTTTAGGTGTACTTATCGTACATTTATACGGGAGAAATAAGAGGCTAATTTCCAATAATAGCCGTAAAAACTAA
- the mnmH gene encoding tRNA 2-selenouridine(34) synthase MnmH codes for MFHEIPLTDLFALYKKESHLIIDVRSPKEFNESTIPGSINIPVFNDEERAEVGTIYKQVGAKEASERGLAIFSQKLPAFISEFKQLETPFTVFCWRGGMRSKTAATVLDLMGFQVNRLTGGIRTYRQWVAHELEKEEFTPKLIVLNGYTGSGKTAILKRLSKEGFPVIDLEGMAGHRGSIFGQIGLEPSNQTKFDSLLLTEMLRYQGAPYVFIEGESKRIGRVGMPQFLYEQKEQGLQLVINLPIEVRVQNIIDDYRPWESPQYFKEAFQLIKKRIHTPVAKQIEVNLDNEDFALATQLLLEYYYDSKYEYSGSHILEQQKIIIDAVDIDDAFQKVLKEMKQLVE; via the coding sequence TTGTTTCATGAGATTCCATTAACTGATTTATTCGCTTTGTATAAAAAAGAAAGTCACTTAATAATTGATGTACGCTCTCCTAAGGAATTTAATGAGTCAACCATTCCTGGAAGTATAAATATCCCTGTTTTTAATGATGAAGAACGTGCAGAAGTAGGGACAATCTATAAACAAGTTGGAGCGAAAGAGGCAAGTGAAAGAGGTTTAGCTATTTTTTCTCAGAAGCTCCCAGCTTTTATTTCTGAGTTTAAACAGTTAGAAACGCCATTTACCGTTTTTTGTTGGCGCGGAGGAATGCGCAGTAAAACTGCAGCTACTGTACTAGATTTAATGGGATTCCAAGTAAACCGCCTAACCGGAGGAATTCGTACCTACCGCCAATGGGTTGCGCATGAGTTAGAGAAGGAAGAATTCACACCAAAACTAATTGTATTAAATGGATACACTGGATCAGGTAAAACAGCAATTTTGAAGCGATTATCTAAGGAAGGATTTCCAGTGATCGATCTGGAGGGAATGGCTGGGCATAGAGGATCTATCTTTGGTCAAATTGGTCTAGAGCCAAGCAACCAGACCAAATTTGACTCTCTTCTCCTTACTGAAATGTTACGTTATCAAGGCGCGCCTTACGTTTTTATAGAAGGGGAAAGTAAACGAATTGGGAGAGTCGGTATGCCGCAATTTCTATATGAACAAAAAGAACAAGGACTACAATTGGTGATTAATCTTCCAATCGAGGTAAGGGTTCAAAATATTATAGATGATTATCGGCCGTGGGAATCGCCTCAGTATTTTAAAGAAGCTTTCCAATTGATCAAAAAACGAATTCATACACCAGTTGCTAAACAAATCGAGGTTAATTTGGATAATGAGGATTTTGCCCTCGCAACTCAGCTTTTGCTAGAGTATTACTATGATTCCAAGTATGAATATTCAGGAAGTCACATTCTTGAGCAACAAAAAATTATCATTGATGCAGTAGATATAGATGATGCTTTCCAAAAGGTACTGAAGGAAATGAAACAACTAGTCGAGTAG
- a CDS encoding nucleoside 2-deoxyribosyltransferase, which yields MKFYVGSGLKNKEQVREVGGKLKNIGWNQTFDWTHNEQANNLADLMHIGTQEKEAIKDADYVIILLPGGKGSHIELGMAIALQKQIFLYSPHGEAMDMETTSTFYHLPEVNICTGSVDELISVIQENS from the coding sequence ATGAAATTTTATGTGGGATCGGGTTTAAAAAATAAAGAACAGGTGAGAGAAGTAGGGGGAAAGCTTAAAAACATAGGGTGGAACCAAACTTTTGACTGGACACATAATGAACAAGCAAATAATCTTGCAGATTTAATGCATATTGGAACACAGGAAAAAGAGGCAATAAAAGATGCTGATTATGTCATTATTTTATTGCCTGGTGGTAAAGGGAGTCATATTGAATTAGGAATGGCTATTGCTCTGCAAAAACAAATTTTTCTTTACTCACCTCATGGAGAAGCGATGGATATGGAAACGACAAGTACATTCTATCACTTACCAGAAGTGAACATCTGCACAGGCTCAGTTGATGAACTTATTTCAGTAATTCAAGAAAATAGCTAA
- a CDS encoding AI-2E family transporter, translated as MSGITEVFQKKGVKRVIIFGLIVLLLFSVKSMINLILLTFIFTFLMDQLVEFVAKRVRLKRVLLVMLMYSLIVGLLVLGLVKYLPIITVEVSQLIKRITTFYTQPHESVLINYIVSFISTNQIATYLENGLSFLLKSFTDISKISVQVLIALVLSLFFLLEKPRLKEFTAKFKDSKIAPFYYEIEFFGKKFTRTFGKVIEAQFIIAIINGALSVIAMIVLGFPQIFGLAIVVFFLGLIPVAGVIISLIPLCLVAYTIGGFIKVIYVVIAIAIIHAIEAYFLNPKLMSSKTDLPVFYTFVVLIFSQNFFGVWGLIIGIPVFVFLLDVLEVTNKEEII; from the coding sequence ATGTCTGGGATAACAGAAGTTTTTCAAAAAAAGGGAGTAAAAAGAGTTATTATTTTTGGTTTAATTGTATTACTTCTGTTTAGTGTGAAAAGTATGATCAATTTGATTTTGCTTACGTTTATTTTTACATTTTTAATGGATCAACTCGTAGAATTTGTGGCAAAACGTGTAAGATTAAAACGTGTATTGCTTGTTATGTTAATGTATTCACTAATTGTCGGCTTGTTGGTATTAGGACTTGTGAAATACTTACCTATTATTACAGTAGAAGTAAGTCAACTCATAAAAAGAATAACCACCTTTTACACACAGCCACATGAAAGTGTTTTGATTAATTATATAGTATCATTTATTTCAACTAATCAGATTGCTACCTATTTAGAGAATGGTTTATCCTTTCTTCTGAAATCTTTTACGGATATTAGTAAAATTAGTGTCCAAGTTCTAATAGCTTTGGTATTGAGTTTGTTTTTTTTATTGGAGAAGCCACGTTTAAAAGAGTTCACTGCCAAGTTTAAAGATAGCAAGATTGCTCCTTTTTATTATGAAATTGAGTTTTTTGGCAAGAAGTTCACCCGTACGTTTGGAAAAGTTATTGAGGCTCAGTTTATAATTGCCATCATTAATGGTGCTTTGTCGGTAATTGCAATGATAGTTTTGGGGTTTCCTCAAATATTTGGTTTAGCAATTGTCGTCTTCTTTTTAGGGCTTATACCGGTTGCTGGGGTAATTATTTCACTAATACCCCTATGCTTAGTTGCATATACAATTGGAGGATTTATAAAGGTTATTTACGTTGTTATTGCTATTGCAATTATACATGCAATAGAAGCATACTTTTTGAATCCTAAACTGATGTCCTCAAAAACCGATTTGCCGGTTTTTTATACTTTCGTAGTGCTTATTTTTTCACAAAATTTCTTTGGAGTATGGGGATTGATTATTGGAATACCAGTATTTGTTTTCTTACTGGATGTACTTGAGGTGACAAATAAGGAGGAAATAATATGA
- a CDS encoding alpha/beta hydrolase, whose protein sequence is MKSPFTYKHTAPQITGGKQPAIFLLHGMGSNEDDLPQLVTEFKKTHHIFSLRGPIVFKPGYAFFTTDEEDKPDRDIFDKVVTYIQSFIYEAIEEFDLNLDHIYVLGFSQGAVLAQTLALTMGSVVSGAVALSGYLPEFVKDEYSKHPVDHLNIFISHGDYDYVIPSQLSLESKNYFEAQGASVTFKTYEEGHGVTQENLRDLVLFLKEEN, encoded by the coding sequence ATGAAATCACCTTTTACATATAAACACACAGCACCACAAATCACAGGAGGAAAGCAGCCAGCCATCTTTTTATTACACGGTATGGGAAGCAATGAAGATGATTTACCACAACTAGTTACTGAATTCAAGAAGACCCATCATATATTTAGTTTGCGTGGACCTATTGTTTTTAAACCAGGTTATGCTTTTTTCACAACTGATGAAGAAGACAAGCCAGATCGTGACATATTTGATAAGGTGGTCACTTATATTCAATCTTTTATATATGAGGCTATCGAGGAATTCGATCTTAATTTGGACCATATATACGTACTCGGCTTTAGTCAAGGTGCTGTTTTAGCACAAACTTTAGCATTAACAATGGGCAGTGTAGTTAGTGGGGCAGTTGCATTAAGTGGTTATTTACCTGAATTTGTGAAGGATGAATATAGTAAGCATCCTGTCGATCATTTGAATATTTTTATTTCACACGGAGACTATGATTATGTGATTCCATCTCAATTAAGTTTGGAAAGCAAGAATTACTTTGAGGCACAAGGAGCGAGCGTGACGTTCAAAACATACGAAGAGGGTCATGGGGTAACGCAGGAGAATCTTCGTGATTTAGTCTTGTTTTTGAAAGAAGAGAATTAA
- a CDS encoding rhodanese-like domain-containing protein, whose translation MKEITAKEVEQKIANGEVLKIIDVREVDEVAAGKIPSIIHIPLGLLEFRMNELSKTEPYIMVCRSGGRSGRATQFLADQGFDVTNMTGGMLAWEGKVR comes from the coding sequence ATGAAAGAAATCACAGCAAAAGAAGTAGAACAAAAGATAGCAAATGGTGAGGTTTTAAAAATAATTGATGTACGTGAAGTGGATGAAGTAGCTGCTGGGAAAATTCCAAGTATTATTCATATTCCACTTGGTTTATTAGAATTCCGTATGAATGAATTATCTAAAACAGAGCCTTATATTATGGTATGTCGTTCAGGTGGTCGTAGTGGTAGAGCGACACAATTTTTAGCAGATCAAGGTTTTGATGTAACGAATATGACTGGCGGTATGCTTGCTTGGGAAGGTAAAGTGCGCTAA
- a CDS encoding metal-sensitive transcriptional regulator: protein MYDAKTVNRVKRIEGQLRGILRMMEEGKDCKEVVTQLSAVRSAADRTIGVIVSNNLLECVQNAEGNSDKLNSVIQEAMNLVVKSR from the coding sequence ATGTATGATGCAAAAACAGTAAACCGTGTCAAGCGTATAGAAGGACAATTGCGAGGGATTTTAAGGATGATGGAAGAAGGAAAAGATTGTAAAGAAGTGGTCACTCAGCTTTCAGCAGTTCGTTCGGCAGCGGATCGTACGATTGGTGTGATCGTGAGTAATAACCTACTAGAATGCGTGCAAAATGCAGAAGGTAATTCAGATAAGTTGAATTCAGTTATTCAGGAAGCGATGAATTTAGTAGTTAAGAGCCGATAA
- a CDS encoding NAD-dependent succinate-semialdehyde dehydrogenase has protein sequence MSKPYYMIINGEDVGKDLPVIEVSNPATEEIFATVPKGGAKEAVEAVDAAYEAYGKWSALSAYERSERIQDWYILIKEHTEDLAKTMTEEQGKPLAEARGEINYANGFISWYAEEGKRIYGEIIPATQQNKRLFVHKQPVGVVAVITPWNFPAAMITRKVGPALAAGCTVVIKPAGQTPLTAIKLVQLAKEAGIPSGVVNVVTGDSKAIGNAWLEDTRVRKLTFTGSTEVGKLLMKSAADTVKKVSLELGGHAPSIIMEDCNLEKAAESVLAAKFRNAGQTCVCINRVYVQESIADEFTELLLKKAKQLKIGNGLEEGVTIGPLIDDSAVRKALEHVEDAVSKGAEVKLGGKRKEGLFFEPTILTNVTDDMQCMQEETFGPVIPISTFKDEEEAVRRANDSIYGLAAYVFTENISRGIRITEKLEYGIIGLNDGLPSTPQAPFGGFKQSGLGREGGHHGMDEYLEIKYISLGL, from the coding sequence ATGTCGAAGCCATATTACATGATTATTAATGGAGAAGATGTTGGGAAAGACCTGCCTGTTATAGAAGTTAGTAACCCTGCTACAGAAGAAATATTCGCCACTGTTCCAAAAGGTGGGGCCAAAGAAGCGGTGGAAGCTGTTGATGCAGCTTATGAAGCATATGGAAAATGGTCAGCATTGTCTGCATATGAAAGAAGTGAACGAATACAAGATTGGTATATTCTGATTAAAGAACATACAGAGGATCTTGCCAAAACGATGACGGAGGAGCAAGGAAAACCTCTTGCAGAGGCTCGTGGGGAAATCAATTATGCAAATGGTTTTATTTCCTGGTATGCAGAAGAGGGCAAACGAATTTATGGAGAAATAATCCCGGCAACTCAACAAAATAAACGACTTTTTGTGCATAAACAACCAGTTGGAGTTGTTGCAGTGATAACCCCTTGGAACTTTCCTGCTGCAATGATTACAAGAAAGGTAGGTCCGGCACTTGCTGCGGGTTGTACTGTAGTAATTAAACCAGCTGGTCAGACCCCGCTAACAGCTATAAAGCTAGTACAATTAGCGAAAGAAGCAGGTATCCCAAGCGGAGTAGTAAATGTAGTGACTGGAGATTCTAAAGCAATTGGAAATGCTTGGCTTGAAGACACCCGAGTTCGCAAACTTACTTTTACTGGTTCTACAGAAGTAGGCAAATTACTGATGAAGAGCGCAGCTGATACGGTAAAAAAAGTATCGCTTGAATTAGGGGGACATGCTCCTTCTATCATCATGGAAGATTGTAATTTAGAAAAAGCGGCGGAAAGTGTGCTTGCTGCCAAATTCCGAAATGCTGGCCAAACGTGTGTATGTATTAATCGTGTGTATGTGCAAGAGTCTATTGCAGATGAATTTACTGAATTACTTTTAAAGAAGGCGAAACAGTTGAAGATTGGTAATGGCCTTGAAGAGGGTGTGACGATAGGACCGCTAATCGATGATTCTGCTGTTCGAAAAGCGCTGGAGCATGTGGAGGATGCGGTATCAAAAGGAGCAGAAGTGAAACTTGGTGGAAAAAGAAAAGAAGGTCTATTCTTTGAACCAACGATTTTGACGAATGTAACAGATGATATGCAATGCATGCAAGAGGAAACGTTTGGACCCGTTATACCAATCAGCACGTTTAAGGACGAAGAAGAGGCAGTAAGACGTGCAAATGATTCCATATATGGACTTGCTGCATATGTTTTTACGGAAAATATATCAAGAGGAATTCGTATTACAGAGAAATTGGAATACGGCATAATTGGTTTAAATGATGGACTTCCATCAACCCCTCAAGCGCCATTTGGAGGATTTAAACAAAGTGGTCTTGGGCGTGAAGGTGGCCACCATGGAATGGATGAATATTTAGAAATAAAATATATTTCACTAGGTTTATAG
- a CDS encoding YIP1 family protein has translation MQQTRYEETEKINPFFSIWLSTRKTVRYVLDHKSLKYSLTLAAIAGVPSSISGIGEWSKNFDISLWLLLLGILILGPIIGLIGVGIGAVIYTWVGKWFGGYGTFREMAQAMGVVVIPSIWLTPYWILSFIFVYNNLFTMNLWEATSGSMIWFILSNLFTLTYSIWMIIIQSKAIGEVHQFSSGKGFATLIIPSITIVIIVFIVAIIIGFSMAMSSAY, from the coding sequence ATGCAACAAACAAGATATGAAGAAACAGAAAAAATAAATCCGTTTTTTTCTATTTGGCTATCCACTAGAAAAACGGTGCGTTATGTATTGGATCATAAAAGTTTAAAATATTCACTTACGCTAGCTGCAATAGCGGGAGTACCTAGTTCTATTAGTGGGATTGGTGAATGGAGTAAGAACTTTGATATTTCTTTGTGGTTATTGTTATTAGGAATATTAATACTTGGTCCTATTATTGGCTTGATCGGAGTAGGTATTGGTGCTGTTATTTATACCTGGGTAGGCAAATGGTTTGGTGGATATGGAACGTTTAGAGAGATGGCTCAGGCAATGGGCGTTGTAGTGATTCCAAGTATTTGGTTGACACCATATTGGATTTTATCATTTATTTTTGTTTACAATAATCTGTTTACCATGAATTTATGGGAAGCTACATCGGGGTCAATGATTTGGTTTATCCTTTCTAATTTGTTTACCCTTACTTATTCCATTTGGATGATTATTATTCAAAGTAAAGCAATTGGAGAAGTACATCAGTTTTCAAGCGGGAAAGGATTTGCAACGTTAATAATTCCTTCCATCACAATAGTAATCATTGTATTTATTGTGGCGATTATCATTGGATTTTCTATGGCAATGTCGTCTGCTTACTAA
- a CDS encoding Type 1 glutamine amidotransferase-like domain-containing protein, producing MKQIIGMGGGGFSMEPENPLLDRYILKQSKSKRPKICFIGTASGDAEGYIERFYNFFQKEECEPTHLSLFKLHTRDIKGFLMEQDILYVGGGSTKNLMALWKEWELDIAVREAYENGTILSGLSAGSLCWFEEGVTDSYGGGIEPILCLGLIGGSHCPHYDGEGDYRPAYKRLIQEKVIGAGYAADDGVALHFIDEKLHTVVSSRPQASGYRVDKDKEEKLSTTYLGTEN from the coding sequence ATGAAACAAATCATTGGTATGGGTGGTGGGGGCTTTTCCATGGAGCCTGAAAACCCGTTATTAGATCGATATATTTTGAAGCAATCAAAAAGTAAAAGACCAAAAATTTGCTTTATAGGTACAGCTAGTGGCGATGCGGAAGGTTATATTGAGCGTTTTTATAATTTCTTTCAAAAGGAAGAGTGTGAACCAACACATTTATCTTTATTCAAACTACATACCCGTGATATTAAAGGGTTCTTAATGGAGCAAGACATCTTGTATGTAGGTGGAGGAAGCACAAAGAACTTGATGGCGCTTTGGAAAGAATGGGAACTGGATATAGCTGTTCGGGAGGCTTATGAAAACGGAACAATTCTATCGGGTCTTAGTGCTGGTTCACTTTGTTGGTTCGAAGAGGGTGTCACAGATTCCTATGGCGGTGGAATTGAGCCTATTTTGTGTCTTGGTTTAATAGGAGGGAGTCATTGCCCACATTATGATGGGGAGGGAGATTACCGTCCTGCTTATAAACGTCTTATACAAGAGAAAGTTATAGGAGCTGGATATGCTGCAGATGACGGGGTTGCTCTACATTTCATAGATGAAAAATTACACACAGTGGTAAGTTCTCGTCCACAAGCAAGTGGATATCGTGTGGATAAAGATAAAGAAGAAAAGTTATCCACAACCTATTTAGGTACAGAAAACTAA
- a CDS encoding rhodanese-like domain-containing protein — MGWIFIVVIAAFFVWKIIPSKGVRTITTKELKNILNDQEKVFVDVRTPAEFKARNIRQFKNIPLGSSFDKLPKDKEIVVICQSGMRSNNACKQLKKIGFEHVTNVRGGMSAWN, encoded by the coding sequence ATGGGATGGATTTTTATCGTAGTAATTGCAGCGTTCTTTGTTTGGAAGATAATTCCGTCTAAAGGTGTTAGAACGATTACGACAAAAGAGTTAAAAAATATATTGAACGATCAAGAAAAAGTATTTGTCGATGTAAGAACTCCTGCTGAATTTAAGGCGCGAAACATTCGACAGTTTAAAAATATTCCATTAGGTTCATCCTTTGATAAATTACCAAAGGACAAAGAAATAGTGGTTATTTGTCAAAGTGGGATGCGGAGTAATAATGCTTGTAAACAACTAAAAAAAATAGGCTTTGAACATGTAACGAATGTCCGTGGTGGCATGAGTGCATGGAATTAA
- a CDS encoding sulfurtransferase TusA family protein, protein MNLNADFTLDAQGLACPMPIVKTKKAMNDLVDGQILEVVATDKGSKADLAAWSESVGHQYIGTREEGDVLKHYIRKCSNDIIIEKQHEQVIRIDELLTKVSEGGIILDVREEAEYAFGHIEGAKSIPMGDLEKRMDELDKNQAIYVICRTGKRSDLAAQKLSNSDFANVWNVMPGMMQWTGKEKKQYKFGGIQNDKQSSNYSK, encoded by the coding sequence ATGAATTTAAATGCAGATTTTACGCTAGACGCACAGGGTCTCGCATGTCCCATGCCAATTGTGAAGACGAAAAAAGCGATGAATGATTTGGTTGATGGTCAAATATTAGAAGTTGTAGCGACAGATAAAGGGTCTAAAGCAGATCTTGCTGCATGGTCTGAATCAGTAGGTCACCAATATATCGGGACTAGGGAAGAAGGCGACGTGCTAAAGCATTATATTCGCAAATGTTCGAACGATATTATTATAGAAAAGCAGCATGAGCAAGTAATTAGAATAGATGAGCTTCTAACAAAAGTTTCAGAAGGCGGCATCATTTTAGATGTTCGCGAAGAAGCAGAATATGCCTTTGGACATATCGAAGGAGCAAAGTCCATTCCAATGGGTGATTTAGAAAAGCGAATGGACGAATTAGATAAAAATCAAGCAATTTATGTTATTTGCAGAACAGGGAAACGTAGTGATTTAGCTGCGCAAAAGCTATCGAACAGTGATTTTGCAAATGTGTGGAATGTAATGCCTGGAATGATGCAGTGGACAGGAAAAGAAAAAAAACAATATAAATTTGGAGGAATACAAAATGACAAACAAAGTAGCAATTATAGCAAGTAA
- the selD gene encoding selenide, water dikinase SelD, which translates to MKKYDSIKLTSLTTKGGCGCKIGPADLEQVLRKLPVSLPNPNLLVGLDTSDDAGVYRLNDTTAIVQTVDFFTPIVDNPYDFGQIAATNAISDVYAMGGTPITALNIVAFPISTLDKGILSEILRGAGDKLNEAGVTLVGGHSIDDKEPKFGLAVTGVVHPDKIRTNAGAKVGDKLILTKPIGVGIYTTSLKNNLLSEEEIIQVTKVMTTLNKTAAEVMSGYDVHATTDVTGFGLLGHASEMAKGSKVGLCIYYDQVPVLPRVKELAVAGSVPGGTKNNFLHLADVVTYPKSLDQIDQWILCDAVTSGGLLISIANDEANELVKELQKKGVDARIIGEVTEEYIGKIHIQ; encoded by the coding sequence ATGAAAAAATATGATTCAATAAAACTGACCTCTCTCACTACTAAAGGAGGGTGTGGTTGTAAAATAGGACCCGCCGATTTGGAACAAGTTTTACGTAAGTTACCAGTGTCTCTTCCGAATCCAAACTTACTAGTTGGTTTAGATACGAGCGATGATGCAGGTGTATATCGATTAAATGATACAACCGCCATTGTACAAACGGTAGATTTTTTCACACCGATTGTGGATAATCCTTATGATTTTGGGCAGATTGCAGCTACTAATGCAATTAGTGATGTCTATGCAATGGGAGGAACACCGATCACCGCTCTTAATATCGTAGCTTTTCCAATTTCGACTTTAGACAAAGGGATTCTAAGTGAAATACTTCGAGGAGCTGGGGATAAATTAAATGAAGCAGGTGTAACCTTAGTAGGTGGGCACTCGATTGATGACAAGGAACCGAAATTTGGTTTGGCTGTTACTGGCGTTGTGCATCCGGATAAAATCAGAACTAATGCTGGTGCTAAAGTAGGGGATAAGCTAATTCTAACAAAGCCTATTGGTGTGGGTATTTATACGACATCGCTTAAAAATAATTTGTTGTCGGAAGAAGAAATTATTCAGGTAACAAAAGTTATGACTACACTAAATAAGACAGCTGCCGAGGTAATGTCGGGATATGATGTTCATGCAACGACTGATGTGACTGGATTTGGGTTACTAGGACATGCTTCTGAAATGGCTAAAGGAAGTAAAGTAGGTTTATGCATTTATTATGATCAAGTACCAGTTTTACCGAGAGTAAAAGAGCTTGCTGTAGCTGGTTCAGTACCTGGTGGAACTAAAAATAACTTTTTACATTTAGCTGATGTTGTCACGTATCCTAAATCATTGGATCAAATAGATCAATGGATTTTATGTGATGCTGTTACATCCGGAGGTCTTTTGATATCAATTGCTAATGATGAAGCAAATGAACTCGTTAAGGAGCTTCAAAAAAAAGGTGTCGATGCACGAATTATAGGTGAAGTAACGGAAGAGTATATAGGGAAAATCCATATACAGTAA